In Deltaproteobacteria bacterium, one DNA window encodes the following:
- the lnt gene encoding apolipoprotein N-acyltransferase — protein sequence MPAAVIATALALGLFGRMEWQWVPLGWVALVPWLAALDRVRSWRAALAAGLLMTVAFVWVILGWFAGAIENYTGAPAVVGLLVLLLLSPLMQPQFVPFVFARHLAQRRHSGRWRTALTGACVYVGVEWALPKLFADSLGHGLYGSKLMRQAADIAGVHGLSFLLIIANECVLAAIAALAPDKTKFSARWRHACAPASAVAVLVLGLLAYGAVRYEQLRDHAPPSQRITAGIVQADISRYGQLAADLGTYDAVRMILDAHFALSATALESRPLDLLVWPETVYPTTFGSPKSADGADFDREIGAFVAAAGIPLVFGSYDGDETGEFNAAVFLEPAADGRLDFETYRKVQLFPLTEYVPRWLDYAPVRGWLPWLGSWKAGPGPRAIPLSLRDRRSLRIAPLICYEDLDPGHVIAAVRQGAELIVTLSNDSWFAVGEGPRFHLMVSAFRSIETRRPQLRATNTGISAVITPTGELLSTLGVHERSHLTATVTPASGATTLMLAWGDWFGSTALVCGLALLGAPAWRPRAAFFR from the coding sequence ATGCCCGCCGCCGTGATTGCGACGGCGCTGGCGCTCGGCCTCTTCGGCCGTATGGAGTGGCAGTGGGTGCCGTTGGGGTGGGTGGCGCTGGTGCCGTGGCTGGCGGCGCTCGATCGGGTCCGCTCATGGCGCGCCGCGCTGGCGGCCGGGCTGCTGATGACCGTGGCGTTCGTCTGGGTCATCTTGGGTTGGTTTGCCGGTGCGATCGAAAACTACACCGGCGCCCCAGCGGTGGTCGGGCTGTTGGTTCTCTTGCTGCTCTCGCCGCTGATGCAGCCGCAGTTCGTGCCCTTTGTCTTTGCCCGCCATCTGGCACAGCGCCGCCACTCCGGCCGGTGGCGGACGGCGCTTACCGGCGCCTGTGTCTACGTGGGCGTGGAGTGGGCCCTTCCCAAGCTGTTTGCCGACTCACTCGGCCACGGTCTTTACGGCTCGAAGCTGATGCGGCAGGCGGCTGACATTGCCGGCGTGCACGGGCTCAGTTTTCTCCTCATCATCGCCAACGAGTGCGTGTTGGCCGCAATTGCGGCGTTGGCGCCGGACAAGACCAAGTTCAGCGCGAGGTGGCGCCATGCCTGTGCGCCGGCATCGGCGGTGGCGGTGCTGGTGCTTGGCTTGCTGGCTTACGGGGCCGTGCGTTACGAGCAGCTGCGCGACCACGCGCCGCCCAGCCAGCGCATTACCGCCGGCATCGTCCAGGCCGACATCAGCCGTTACGGGCAGCTGGCCGCCGATCTCGGCACCTACGACGCGGTGCGGATGATCCTCGATGCCCACTTCGCGTTGTCGGCCACCGCCCTCGAAAGCCGCCCGCTCGATTTGCTGGTGTGGCCGGAGACGGTCTACCCGACAACATTCGGCAGCCCCAAGAGCGCAGACGGCGCCGACTTCGATCGCGAGATCGGTGCCTTCGTCGCCGCCGCCGGGATACCGCTGGTGTTCGGGAGCTATGACGGCGACGAGACCGGTGAGTTCAACGCGGCGGTATTCCTGGAGCCTGCGGCCGACGGCCGCCTCGATTTCGAGACCTATCGCAAGGTGCAGCTGTTCCCGCTGACGGAATACGTGCCGCGCTGGCTCGATTACGCGCCCGTGCGCGGCTGGCTGCCGTGGCTCGGCAGCTGGAAGGCCGGGCCCGGTCCGCGGGCCATCCCTCTGTCGCTGCGCGACCGCCGTTCGCTGCGCATCGCACCGCTCATTTGTTACGAAGACCTTGATCCCGGCCACGTCATCGCCGCCGTGCGCCAGGGGGCGGAGCTGATCGTGACCTTGTCGAACGATTCGTGGTTCGCCGTCGGCGAGGGGCCGCGCTTCCATCTCATGGTGTCGGCCTTCCGCAGCATTGAGACCCGCCGGCCGCAACTGCGGGCGACCAACACCGGTATTTCGGCGGTAATTACGCCGACCGGTGAGCTGCTCAGCACCCTCGGGGTGCATGAGCGCAGCCATCTCACGGCGACGGTGACGCCGGCCAGCGGTGCCACGACGTTAATGCTGGCCTGGGGCGATTGGTTCGGCTCCACCGCCCTCGTTTGCGGCCTCGCTCTGCTCGGCGCACCGGCGTGGAGACCCCGGGCGGCATTTTTTCGTTGA
- a CDS encoding Hsp20/alpha crystallin family protein yields MSLPSVLDEIDRLFDELVHRRWGPAGRQVVPAGIREVEDGWIIELPVEGLRAEDLKVEVHGRRLTVSGHRRRERSHREPWAGWMRTHQEVALRRIIALPAEAKPEDVEAKLEGATLTIHVRRHKK; encoded by the coding sequence ATGTCGCTGCCGTCGGTACTCGACGAAATTGATCGCCTGTTCGATGAGCTGGTGCATCGGCGCTGGGGTCCGGCCGGCCGCCAGGTGGTACCGGCCGGTATCCGCGAAGTCGAAGACGGCTGGATCATCGAATTGCCGGTCGAAGGGCTACGCGCCGAGGACTTGAAGGTCGAGGTGCACGGGCGGCGGCTGACCGTCAGCGGGCATCGCCGCCGCGAACGCAGCCACCGTGAGCCGTGGGCGGGCTGGATGCGCACGCATCAGGAGGTGGCGCTGCGGCGCATAATCGCGCTGCCAGCCGAGGCCAAGCCGGAGGACGTCGAGGCCAAACTCGAAGGCGCCACACTTACCATTCACGTCCGGAGACACAAAAAGTGA
- a CDS encoding AAA family ATPase produces the protein MTAEAPDVATLQSAAAARELSADEAAFSVPAAELAFQTTAEIAVTPDWAGQERALAALELGLGVNHAGFNIYVCGLVGTHREQTLAALLANLTRSLPRPGDRVLVQNFQNRDRPRAFYLPAGQGKQLRRDMLELVEDLKRLLPETFRKETFEEEKEQLSERYGHEGEAIAKELAQRATEKGFLVQFHPQGGVFFIPLTKDGQPMEPEEFQKLDEAAQVELRRRERELSREVKTMLRRQQALGRRLGREVKEVERRVAGDVISPLIEEMTQRYDNPEVQLYLAEVREHMLDNLDAFHEPQPQQALPFPFAAMAGGVPDGLLDYEVNVLVDNSITAGAPIIVESSPAYKNLFGAVERMVDPSGKLVSNFTRIKAGSLLRAHGGCVVVNVIDALSEPLVWRALKRTLKSEQLEIEAYDPFAMFATTTLKPEPMKISTRVVLTGPTEIFQLLYFYDEEFREIFKVRADFGYEVDGVGARRSFVAQVARIARDEQLPAFRAAAVARLMEFGARSVDDRRKLPSQWGGIADIMREAAFWCRKSGQDEVDDAHVRQALEQRIFRLNRIEEKIRELIRDGVLLVNLDGSTVGQVNGLALANIGGYEFGRPSRVTVAVSMGSQGIINVEREAQLSGHTHDKGVFILSGYLRRTYAQDFPLSLTASIVFEQSYSGIDGDSASSTELYALISSLSGVAIRQDLAVTGSVNQWGEIQPIGGINEKIEGFFATCRAVGLSGRQGVVMPVQNLDGLVLRAEVIEAIRNQQFHLYPVRTLDEGIALLTGVKAGSVTEPGTVHYLASQHLRKLAEGLKQFGVPPPAAANAADKPNPTPPAPPSPPAPRP, from the coding sequence GTGACCGCCGAGGCGCCGGACGTAGCCACGCTCCAAAGCGCCGCGGCCGCCCGCGAGCTGTCGGCCGACGAGGCGGCCTTCAGCGTGCCGGCTGCTGAGCTGGCCTTCCAGACCACCGCCGAGATCGCCGTCACCCCGGACTGGGCTGGCCAGGAGCGCGCGCTGGCGGCGTTGGAACTCGGCCTGGGCGTCAACCACGCCGGCTTCAACATCTACGTCTGCGGCCTCGTCGGCACCCACCGCGAGCAGACGCTGGCGGCATTATTGGCGAACTTGACCCGCAGCCTGCCGCGGCCGGGCGACCGGGTGTTGGTGCAGAACTTCCAGAACCGTGATCGGCCGCGCGCCTTCTATCTGCCCGCCGGCCAGGGCAAACAGCTGCGGCGCGATATGCTCGAGCTGGTCGAAGATCTCAAACGCCTGCTGCCGGAGACTTTTCGCAAGGAGACCTTCGAGGAGGAGAAGGAGCAGCTCTCCGAACGTTACGGCCACGAGGGTGAGGCCATCGCCAAGGAGCTGGCGCAACGCGCCACCGAGAAGGGGTTCCTGGTCCAGTTCCATCCTCAGGGCGGAGTCTTCTTCATCCCGTTAACCAAGGACGGCCAGCCGATGGAACCAGAGGAGTTCCAGAAGCTTGACGAAGCGGCACAGGTCGAGCTCCGCCGGCGTGAGCGCGAGCTGTCGCGTGAGGTCAAGACCATGCTGCGCCGCCAGCAGGCGCTCGGGCGCCGGCTCGGCCGCGAGGTCAAAGAAGTCGAGCGGCGGGTGGCGGGCGACGTCATCAGCCCGCTGATCGAGGAGATGACCCAGCGCTACGACAACCCCGAGGTGCAGCTCTATCTCGCCGAGGTCCGCGAGCACATGCTCGACAACCTCGATGCCTTCCACGAACCGCAACCGCAGCAGGCGTTGCCGTTCCCGTTCGCCGCCATGGCCGGGGGTGTGCCGGACGGCTTGCTCGATTACGAAGTCAACGTGCTGGTCGACAACAGCATCACCGCCGGGGCGCCGATCATCGTCGAGTCGTCGCCGGCGTACAAGAACCTGTTCGGTGCGGTTGAGCGCATGGTCGACCCGTCGGGCAAGCTGGTGAGCAACTTCACCCGCATCAAAGCCGGCTCGCTGCTGCGAGCGCATGGCGGCTGTGTTGTGGTCAACGTCATCGACGCGCTCTCCGAGCCGCTGGTGTGGCGCGCGCTCAAGCGCACGCTCAAGAGCGAGCAACTGGAAATCGAGGCCTATGATCCGTTTGCGATGTTCGCGACCACGACGTTGAAGCCGGAGCCGATGAAGATCTCCACTCGCGTCGTGCTCACCGGCCCGACCGAGATCTTCCAGCTGTTATATTTCTACGACGAGGAATTCCGCGAGATTTTCAAGGTGCGCGCGGATTTCGGCTACGAAGTCGACGGCGTGGGGGCGCGCCGGAGCTTCGTCGCGCAGGTGGCCCGTATCGCCCGCGATGAGCAGCTGCCGGCTTTCCGCGCTGCGGCGGTGGCCCGGCTGATGGAGTTCGGGGCGCGCTCGGTCGACGATCGGCGCAAGTTGCCGAGCCAGTGGGGTGGCATTGCCGACATCATGCGCGAGGCGGCCTTCTGGTGCCGCAAGTCCGGCCAGGACGAAGTCGACGATGCCCATGTGCGGCAGGCCTTGGAGCAACGCATCTTCCGCCTCAACCGCATCGAGGAAAAGATCCGCGAGCTGATCCGCGACGGCGTGCTGCTGGTCAACCTCGACGGCAGCACCGTCGGCCAGGTCAACGGTCTGGCCCTGGCCAACATCGGCGGCTACGAGTTCGGCCGCCCCTCACGCGTCACCGTCGCGGTCTCGATGGGCTCGCAGGGTATCATCAACGTCGAGCGTGAGGCGCAGCTCAGCGGCCATACCCACGATAAGGGCGTGTTCATCCTCTCGGGCTATCTGCGGCGGACCTATGCGCAGGACTTTCCCCTCAGCCTCACCGCCAGTATCGTTTTCGAGCAGTCGTACTCCGGCATCGACGGCGACAGCGCTTCGTCAACCGAGCTGTATGCCCTGATCTCGAGCCTCAGCGGCGTAGCGATCCGTCAAGACCTGGCGGTAACCGGGAGCGTGAACCAATGGGGTGAAATCCAACCGATCGGCGGTATCAACGAAAAGATCGAAGGCTTCTTCGCCACCTGCCGCGCCGTCGGGCTCAGCGGCCGCCAGGGCGTGGTCATGCCGGTGCAGAACCTTGACGGTCTGGTGCTGCGCGCGGAGGTCATCGAGGCCATCCGCAACCAGCAGTTCCATCTTTATCCCGTGCGCACGCTCGATGAGGGCATCGCGTTGCTCACCGGGGTGAAGGCCGGCAGCGTCACCGAGCCGGGAACGGTGCACTACCTCGCTTCCCAGCACCTGCGCAAGCTGGCCGAGGGGCTTAAGCAATTCGGCGTCCCGCCGCCGGCCGCCGCCAACGCCGCGGACAAGCCTAACCCTACGCCACCGGCGCCGCCCTCCCCACCGGCACCGCGCCCATAG
- a CDS encoding MoaD/ThiS family protein, with protein MPATLRVTIEFMGPFEFDFGVAGAELTLAAPATVGSLLQELARRWPAAQSLRAILAAGGSPRGRYCYVSIDYVMLKPDAALAAPLHDGARVCFGMPMVGG; from the coding sequence ATGCCGGCAACGCTGCGAGTGACCATCGAGTTCATGGGCCCGTTCGAGTTCGACTTCGGCGTCGCCGGTGCCGAGCTGACGCTGGCGGCCCCGGCAACGGTGGGCAGCTTATTGCAAGAGCTGGCTCGACGCTGGCCGGCGGCGCAGAGCTTGCGCGCCATACTCGCCGCCGGCGGCTCGCCCCGGGGGCGTTACTGCTACGTGTCAATCGACTACGTCATGCTCAAACCCGACGCTGCGCTCGCGGCGCCGTTGCATGACGGCGCGCGGGTGTGTTTTGGAATGCCGATGGTCGGCGGCTGA
- a CDS encoding PAS domain S-box protein — MPGNDWLASKIVLETQDAVIFADRDEVIRLWNSGAEVMFGYTATEAVGQRLPLIIPEKLRQRHSDGYRKVMETGVTKYGRDLLAVPATRKDGTRISIEFTILLVRDGNAAVQGAAAIIRDVTKRWQEERALRARLAELEAKAG; from the coding sequence ATGCCCGGGAACGATTGGCTGGCGTCCAAGATCGTGCTGGAGACCCAAGACGCGGTCATCTTCGCCGATCGCGACGAGGTGATTCGCCTGTGGAATTCCGGTGCCGAGGTCATGTTCGGATACACGGCAACCGAGGCCGTCGGACAGCGGTTACCGTTGATCATCCCGGAGAAGCTGCGCCAGCGCCACTCCGATGGCTACCGCAAAGTGATGGAGACCGGCGTGACCAAGTACGGGCGGGACTTGCTCGCCGTGCCCGCCACGCGCAAGGACGGCACGCGCATCTCGATCGAGTTCACCATTCTGCTCGTTCGCGACGGCAACGCCGCCGTCCAGGGCGCCGCCGCGATCATCCGCGACGTGACCAAACGCTGGCAGGAGGAGCGGGCTTTAAGAGCGCGGCTGGCGGAGTTGGAGGCGAAAGCCGGCTGA